A stretch of Gasterosteus aculeatus chromosome 4, fGasAcu3.hap1.1, whole genome shotgun sequence DNA encodes these proteins:
- the zdhhc17 gene encoding palmitoyltransferase ZDHHC17: MADAMEEYEKEAGCVPILHPEEIKPQSHYNHGYTEPVSRKNHVDDYSTWDIVKATQYGIFERCRELVEAGFDVRQPDKENVTLLHWAAINNRIDLVKYYITKGAIVDQLGGDLNSTPLHWATRQGHLSMVVQLMKYGADPSLIDGEGCSCGHLAAQFGHTSIVAYLIAKGQDVDMMDQNGMTPLMWAAYRTHSVDPTRLLLTFNVSVNLGDKYHKNTALHWAVLAGNTTVISLLLDANANVDAQNIKGETPLDLAKQRKNVWMINHLQEARQAKGYDSPSYLKRLKMDKEFRQKVMLATPFLVIWLVGFIADLDIDSWLVKGLMYAGVWVTVQCLSKAFFDHSMHSALPLGIYLATKFWMYATWFYWFWNDLPFATVHMPFLINTVALFYNFGKSWKSDPGIIKASEEQKKKTIVELAETGSLDLSIFCSTCLIRKPIRSKHCAVCNRCIAKFDHHCPWVGNCVGSGNHRYFMGYLFFLLCMICWMIYGCISYWRIHCATSYAKDGFWLYLTQIASCSPWMFWMFLNSIFHLMWVAVLIMCQLYQIAALGITTNERMNARRYKHFKVTATSIESPFNHGCIRNLIDFFEIRCCGLIRPVAVDWTTQYTIEYDQSSGSGYQLV; the protein is encoded by the exons GAAATCAAACCGCAGAGTCATTACAACCACGGCTACACTGAGCCTGTCAGCCGTAAGAACCATGTGGACGACTACAGCACTTGGGACATTGTCAAAGCCACACA gtACGGCATCTTTGAGCGCTGCAgggagctggtggaggcggGCTTCGATGTCCGGCAGCCAGACAAAGAAAACGTAACGCTCCTTCACTGGGCCGCCATCAACAACAGGATAGATCTGGTCAA gtacTACATAACCAAGGGAGCCATAGTGGACCAGCTGGGAGGAGACCTCAACTCCACACCTCtgcactgggccaccag ACAAGGCCATCTGTCCATGGTGGTGCAGCTCATGAAGTACGGCGCCGACCCCTCGTTGATCGACGGCGAGGGCTGCAGCTGCGGCCATCTGGCCGCACAGTTTGGCCACACCTCCATCGTGGCCTATCTCATCGCCAAAGGACAG GATGTGGACATGATGGATCAGAACGGCATGACTCCTCTGATGTGGGCGGCTTACAGGACGCACAG TGTGGATCCCACCCGGCTGCTACTGACTTTCAATGTGTCCGTCAACCTGGGCGACAAATATCACAAGAATACAGCGCTGCACTGGGCCGTGCTGGCCGGCAACACCACAGTCATCAGCCTGCTGCTGGACGCCAACGCTAACGTCGACGCACAGAACATCAAG GGCGAAACACCCCTAGATCTCGCCAAGCAAAGGAAGAACGTTTGGATGATCAATCACTTACAGGAAGCGCGGCAAGCCAAAGGCTACGACAGCCCATCCTACCTAAAAAGACTGAAGATGGACAAG GAGTTCAGGCAGAAGGTGATGCTGGCAACCCCCTTCCTGGTCATCTGGCTGGTTGGTTTCATCGCTGACCTGGACATTGACTCGTGGCTGGTTAAGGGCCTCATGTACGCCGGCGTCTGGGTCACCGTGCAGTGCCTCTCAAA GGCTTTCTTCGACCACTCCATGCACAGCGCTCTCCCTCTGGGAATCTATCTGGCCACCAAGTTCTGGATGTACGCTACCTGGTTCTACTGGTTCTGGAACGAT CTCCCTTTTGCCACTGTCCACATGCCCTTCCTGATAAACACCGTCGCTCTGTTCTACAACTTTGGTAAATCCTGGAAGTCTGACCCGGGAATCATCAAAGcgtcagaggagcagaagaaaaag ACAATAGTGGAGCTGGCAGAGACAGGCAGCCTGGATCTGAGCATCTTCTGCAGCACCTGTTTG ATACGGAAGCCCATCAGGTCCAAACACTGCGCCGTGTGCAACCGCTGCATCGCCAAGTTTGACCACCACTGTCCCTGGGTGGGGAACTGTGTTG gaagtgggaaTCACCGCTACTTCATGGGTTACCTGTTTTTCCTGCTCTGCATGATCTGCTGGATGATATATGGCTGCATTTCCT ACTGGAGGATCCACTGTGCCACCAGTTATGCCAAGGATGGTTTCTGGCTCTACCTGACCCAGATCGCCTCCTGCTCTCCCTGGATGTTCTGGATGTTCCTCAACAGCATCTTCCACTTGATGTGGGTGGCCGTGCTCATCATGTGTCAGCTCTACCAG ATTGCTGCCTTGGGAATCACCACCAACGAGAGGATGAATGCCCGGAGATACAAGCACTTTAAAGTCACCGCCACGTCCATCGAAAGCCCTTTCAA CCACGGCTGCATCAGAAACCTCATTGATTTCTTCGAGATCCGCTGCTGCGGTCTGATCCGGCCCGTGGCGGTGGACTGGACCACGCAGTACACAATAGAGTACGACCAGTCGTCAGGCTCAGGCTACCAGCTGGtgtag